The Serratia rhizosphaerae genome has a segment encoding these proteins:
- the nusA gene encoding transcription termination factor NusA, producing MNKEILAVVEAVSNEKSLPREKIFEALETALATATKKKYEQEIDVRVSIDRRTGDFDTFRRWVAVEEVTQPTREITLEAAQFEDPSIELGGFIEDQIESVTFDRITTQTAKQVIVQKVREAERAMVVDAFRGHEGEIITGVVKKVNRDNISLDIKASDGSGTSAEAVILREDMLPRENFRPGDRIRGVLYAVRPEARGAQLFVSRSRPEMLIELFRIEVPEIGEEVIEIKAAARDPGSRAKIAVKTNDKRIDPVGACVGMRGARVQAVSSELGGERIDIVLWDDNPAQFVINAMAPADVASIVVDEDKHTMDIAVEASNLAQAIGRNGQNVRLASQLSGWELNVMTADDLQAKHQAEAHAAIDTFTKYLDIDEEFATVLVEEGFSTLEELAYVPINELLEIDGLDEDTVEALRDRAKAALTTLALAQEESLGDQKPAEDLLNLPGLERSMAFKLAARGVCTLEDLAEQGVDDLADIEGLDDEQAGELIMAARNICWFGDNA from the coding sequence ATGAATAAAGAGATTCTGGCTGTTGTTGAAGCAGTTTCCAATGAGAAATCCCTTCCGCGTGAGAAGATTTTTGAAGCGTTGGAAACCGCATTAGCCACCGCAACCAAGAAAAAATACGAGCAGGAAATCGACGTTCGCGTTAGCATCGATCGCAGAACCGGCGACTTCGACACCTTCCGCCGTTGGGTTGCCGTAGAAGAAGTGACCCAGCCTACGCGTGAAATCACGCTGGAAGCTGCGCAGTTTGAAGATCCGAGCATCGAGCTGGGCGGTTTTATCGAAGATCAGATCGAATCTGTCACCTTCGACCGCATCACCACCCAAACCGCGAAGCAGGTTATCGTCCAGAAGGTGCGTGAAGCCGAACGTGCGATGGTGGTCGACGCATTCCGCGGGCACGAAGGTGAAATCATCACCGGCGTGGTGAAAAAAGTAAACCGCGACAACATTTCTCTGGATATCAAAGCCTCTGACGGCAGCGGTACCAGTGCGGAAGCCGTGATCCTGCGTGAAGATATGCTGCCGCGTGAGAACTTCCGTCCGGGCGACCGCATCCGCGGCGTACTGTATGCGGTGCGTCCAGAAGCACGCGGCGCGCAGCTGTTCGTCAGCCGTTCTCGTCCAGAGATGCTGATTGAACTGTTCCGCATCGAAGTGCCGGAAATCGGCGAAGAAGTGATTGAAATTAAAGCGGCAGCCCGCGATCCGGGTTCCCGCGCGAAAATTGCCGTGAAAACCAACGACAAGCGTATCGACCCGGTCGGCGCCTGCGTGGGGATGCGCGGCGCTCGCGTTCAGGCCGTATCGAGCGAACTGGGCGGCGAGCGTATTGATATTGTGCTGTGGGACGATAATCCTGCGCAGTTCGTGATCAACGCCATGGCGCCGGCAGACGTTGCCTCTATCGTGGTGGACGAAGACAAGCACACTATGGATATTGCCGTTGAAGCCAGCAATCTGGCACAGGCGATCGGCCGTAACGGCCAAAACGTGCGTTTGGCTTCTCAGCTCAGCGGCTGGGAACTGAACGTGATGACGGCGGACGATCTGCAGGCCAAACACCAGGCCGAGGCTCATGCCGCCATTGATACCTTCACCAAGTATCTTGATATCGACGAAGAGTTCGCCACCGTACTGGTCGAAGAAGGCTTCTCAACGCTTGAAGAATTGGCGTATGTGCCAATCAATGAGCTGCTGGAAATCGACGGTCTGGATGAAGATACGGTTGAAGCGTTGCGCGATCGCGCCAAAGCTGCATTGACCACGCTGGCACTGGCTCAGGAAGAAAGCCTGGGTGACCAGAAGCCTGCTGAAGACCTGCTCAACCTGCCAGGGCTTGAGCGCAGCATGGCCTTTAAACTGGCCGCGCGTGGGGTTTGTACGCTGGAAGATCTTGCCGAGCAGGGTGTTGACGATCTGGCTGATATTGAAGGGCTTGACGATGAGCAAGCCGGCGAGCTGATCATGGCCGCCCGTAATATCTGTTGGTTTGGCGACAACGCGTAA
- the rimP gene encoding ribosome maturation factor RimP has protein sequence MSTLEQKLTEMLSAPVEALGFELVGIEFIRARQSTLRIYIDSEDGINVDDCADVSHQVSAVLDVEDPITVAYNLEVSSPGLDRPMFTAEHYTRFLGEEVSMVLRMAVQNRRKWQGIIKSVDGEMITVTVDGKDEVFALSNIQKANLVPHF, from the coding sequence TTGTCCACATTAGAGCAAAAATTAACAGAGATGCTTTCGGCACCGGTAGAGGCGTTGGGCTTTGAGCTTGTAGGCATCGAATTTATTCGTGCGCGCCAATCTACGCTCCGCATCTATATTGATAGTGAAGACGGCATCAATGTTGATGATTGTGCTGATGTCAGCCACCAGGTCAGCGCGGTGCTGGACGTTGAAGATCCGATCACCGTCGCTTACAACTTGGAAGTCTCCTCTCCTGGCCTTGATCGCCCGATGTTCACCGCAGAGCACTACACGCGTTTCCTCGGTGAAGAAGTCAGCATGGTGCTGCGCATGGCGGTACAGAACCGCCGCAAATGGCAGGGCATCATCAAGTCCGTCGATGGCGAGATGATCACGGTTACTGTGGATGGGAAAGATGAAGTGTTCGCGCTGAGCAATATTCAGAAAGCGAATCTGGTACCCCACTTTTAA
- the secG gene encoding preprotein translocase subunit SecG, translating to MYEALLVIFLLVSIGLVAMIMLQQGKGADMGASFGAGASGTLFGSSGSGNFMTRMTAVLATLFFVISLILGNLSSNQSKKGSEWENLGQPVKTEQTTAPAAPAKPSSDIPQ from the coding sequence ATGTACGAAGCTCTTCTGGTAATTTTCCTGCTGGTTTCGATCGGGCTTGTTGCTATGATCATGCTGCAGCAAGGTAAAGGCGCTGATATGGGAGCCTCATTCGGAGCAGGTGCGTCTGGCACATTGTTCGGTTCGAGTGGTTCCGGTAACTTCATGACCCGCATGACGGCTGTGCTGGCGACGCTGTTTTTCGTCATCAGTCTGATTCTGGGCAACCTGAGCAGCAACCAGAGCAAAAAAGGCAGCGAGTGGGAAAACCTCGGTCAGCCGGTGAAAACCGAGCAGACAACCGCGCCGGCGGCACCAGCCAAGCCGAGCAGCGATATCCCGCAGTAA
- the glmM gene encoding phosphoglucosamine mutase, with translation MSERKYFGTDGIRGKVGDSPITPDFVLKLGWAAGKVLARHGSRKIIIGKDTRISGYMLESALEAGLAAAGLSASFTGPMPTPAVAYLTRTFRAEAGIVISASHNPYYDNGIKFFSIDGAKLPDSVEEAIEAEMEKPLTCVESAELGKASRIIDAAGRYIEFCKGSFPSELSLKGLKIVVDCANGATYHIAPSVLRELGAKVIAIGCEPDGMNINEKCGATDVRQLQERVLAEKAHVGLAFDGDGDRVMMVDHLGNKVDGDQILYIIAREGLRQGQLRGGAVGTLMSNMGLELALKQLGIPFARAKVGDRYVLEKLQELGWRIGAENSGHVILLDKTTTGDGIVAGLQVLTAMVRNSMSLHDLCSGMQLLPQVLVNVRFAGEHNPLESEAVVSVTKSVEAELNGRGRVLLRKSGTEPLIRVMVEGEDEKQVTELANRIADAVKSAG, from the coding sequence ATGAGCGAGCGTAAATATTTTGGTACCGACGGCATTCGTGGGAAGGTCGGCGACAGCCCGATTACTCCGGATTTTGTCCTTAAGCTCGGTTGGGCTGCGGGCAAAGTGCTGGCGCGCCATGGCTCACGCAAAATCATTATCGGCAAGGACACCCGTATTTCCGGCTATATGCTGGAGTCGGCGCTGGAGGCCGGTTTGGCCGCCGCAGGCCTGTCCGCGTCCTTCACCGGTCCGATGCCGACGCCGGCGGTCGCCTACCTGACGCGCACCTTCCGCGCCGAGGCCGGCATCGTGATTTCCGCGTCACATAACCCGTATTACGACAACGGCATCAAGTTTTTCTCCATCGACGGCGCCAAACTGCCGGACAGCGTGGAAGAGGCGATCGAAGCGGAGATGGAAAAGCCGCTGACCTGCGTAGAATCGGCTGAGCTGGGCAAAGCCAGCCGCATTATCGACGCCGCCGGGCGCTATATCGAATTTTGTAAGGGCTCGTTCCCTAGCGAACTGAGCCTGAAAGGCCTGAAGATCGTCGTTGACTGCGCCAACGGAGCGACTTACCACATCGCGCCGAGCGTGCTGCGCGAACTGGGCGCGAAGGTGATCGCCATCGGCTGCGAGCCGGACGGCATGAACATCAACGAGAAGTGCGGCGCGACCGACGTACGTCAACTTCAAGAGCGCGTACTGGCGGAAAAAGCCCACGTTGGCCTGGCCTTTGACGGCGACGGCGACCGGGTGATGATGGTGGACCACCTGGGCAACAAAGTGGACGGCGATCAGATCCTGTACATCATCGCGCGTGAAGGGCTGCGCCAGGGGCAACTGCGCGGCGGGGCGGTTGGCACGCTGATGAGCAACATGGGGCTGGAGCTGGCGCTGAAGCAGTTGGGTATTCCATTTGCCCGCGCCAAAGTCGGCGACCGCTACGTGCTGGAAAAACTGCAGGAGCTGGGCTGGCGCATCGGCGCTGAAAACTCCGGCCATGTGATCCTGCTGGATAAAACCACCACCGGCGACGGCATTGTGGCCGGCTTACAGGTTCTGACCGCCATGGTGCGCAACAGCATGAGCCTGCACGATCTGTGCAGCGGCATGCAGCTGCTGCCGCAGGTGCTGGTCAATGTGCGCTTTGCCGGCGAACATAATCCGCTGGAATCGGAAGCCGTCGTCAGCGTTACCAAAAGCGTGGAGGCGGAACTGAACGGCCGCGGCCGCGTACTGCTGCGCAAATCCGGTACGGAACCGCTGATCCGCGTGATGGTGGAAGGCGAGGACGAAAAACAGGTGACCGAGCTGGCGAACCGCATCGCCGACGCGGTGAAATCTGCAGGTTAA
- the folP gene encoding dihydropteroate synthase, producing the protein MQLTVRDMAFDLSHPRVMGILNVTPDSFSDGGRHNSLNDALLHAHALISAGATMIDVGGESTRPGAAAVSEEAEIERVVPVVEAIARRFEVFISVDTSKPGVIRESANAGAHLINDVRSLQEPGALEAAADSGLPVCLMHMQGEPRTMQQAPHYDDLMGEVNAFFQQHIARCTAAGIAKQKLLLDPGFGFGKNLAHNYQLLARLSEFHHFGLPLLVGMSRKSMIGQLLNVPPEQRTIGSVACAVIAAMQGAQIVRVHDVKETVEAMRVVEATLSAKGQ; encoded by the coding sequence ATGCAGTTAACCGTGCGCGACATGGCTTTCGATCTCTCCCATCCTCGGGTGATGGGCATCCTCAACGTGACTCCGGACTCGTTCTCTGACGGAGGGCGACATAATTCGCTGAATGACGCCCTGCTGCATGCCCATGCGCTGATTTCCGCCGGCGCCACCATGATCGACGTTGGCGGCGAGTCGACCCGTCCCGGTGCGGCGGCGGTGAGCGAAGAGGCGGAAATCGAGCGGGTGGTGCCGGTGGTCGAGGCGATCGCCCGGCGTTTTGAAGTATTTATTTCAGTTGATACCTCCAAGCCCGGGGTAATCCGCGAGTCGGCCAATGCCGGCGCGCATCTGATCAACGACGTGCGTTCGCTGCAGGAGCCTGGCGCGCTGGAGGCAGCGGCGGACAGCGGGCTGCCGGTGTGTCTGATGCACATGCAGGGCGAGCCGCGTACCATGCAGCAGGCGCCGCATTATGACGATCTGATGGGGGAGGTGAATGCCTTTTTCCAGCAGCATATTGCGCGTTGTACTGCGGCGGGCATAGCAAAACAGAAATTGTTGCTCGACCCGGGCTTCGGTTTCGGTAAGAATTTAGCGCATAATTATCAGCTTCTGGCCAGATTGTCGGAGTTTCATCATTTCGGCCTGCCGCTGCTGGTCGGCATGTCGCGTAAATCGATGATTGGACAACTGCTGAACGTACCGCCGGAACAGCGGACGATCGGCAGCGTCGCCTGCGCGGTGATAGCCGCGATGCAGGGCGCGCAGATCGTCAGAGTGCATGATGTTAAAGAAACCGTCGAGGCGATGCGCGTCGTCGAGGCAACACTTTCAGCTAAGGGACAGTAG